The following nucleotide sequence is from Mesorhizobium sp. J8.
GACGGTCTGAAGGAAGAGATCGAGGAAGGCACCAACATCCTTCTGGAGCGCGGCTGGCAGCCCTATACGGTGCTGACCGAAGCGCTGGTCGAAGGCATGCGCATCGTCGGCGAGGACTTCCGCGACGGCATCCTGTTCGTTCCGGAAGTGCTGCTCTCGGCCAACGCCATGAAGGCCGGCATGGCCATCCTGCGTCCGCTGCTCGCCGCCACCGGCGCGCCCAAGCAGGGCAAGATGGTGATCGGCACCGTCAAGGGCGACATCCACGACATCGGCAAGAACCTCGTCGGCATGATGATGGAAGGCGCCGGCTTCGACGTCATCGACCTCGGCATCAACAACGCGGTCGAGAAATATCTGGAGGCCATCGAGCAGCATCAGCCCGACATCATCGGCATGTCGGCGCTGCTCACCACCACCATGCCCTATATGAAGGTCGTCATCGACACGATGAAGGAGAAGGGCATCCGCGACGATTATGTCGTCCTGGTCGGCGGCGCGCCGCTCAACGAGGAATTCGGCAAGGCCGTCGGCGCCGACGCCTATTGCCGCGATGCCGCGGTCGCGGTCGAGACCGCCAAGGATTTCATGAAGCGCAAGCACAACGTTCGCGCTTCCGCCTGACGCAAGGCATCAGGATGGATCGACAAGAAAAGCCGCGCCTTGCAGCGCGGCTTTTTTGTTCCCAGATGATGGGAGAGGCTGCCGATCAGTTGACAGTGTCTTTGACCGCCCTTGCCGTCGATTTGACGTCCTTGCCGACGCCCCGGATGGTGTTGGCGCAGGCGGTGAGTGCAAGCGCGCAAGCCAGGATGGCGATCGGCGCGACGCGTAGCAGTTTCATGGACGGTGTCTCCCTCGACAGATATTAAGCCCCGCAGCGAAAGCCGGCCCGACTTGGTCAACA
It contains:
- a CDS encoding corrinoid protein, with protein sequence MSDDEIILSELSDDELVQQMHDDLYDGLKEEIEEGTNILLERGWQPYTVLTEALVEGMRIVGEDFRDGILFVPEVLLSANAMKAGMAILRPLLAATGAPKQGKMVIGTVKGDIHDIGKNLVGMMMEGAGFDVIDLGINNAVEKYLEAIEQHQPDIIGMSALLTTTMPYMKVVIDTMKEKGIRDDYVVLVGGAPLNEEFGKAVGADAYCRDAAVAVETAKDFMKRKHNVRASA
- a CDS encoding entericidin A/B family lipoprotein; translated protein: MKLLRVAPIAILACALALTACANTIRGVGKDVKSTARAVKDTVN